CGCCGGAGGAATGTCCCGGGATCATGCTCTATCTGTCCGACACCTGCCAGCGCGGATTGATCCATGGCTCCTGGTTGGAGGGCGCCAGCGGCGTGCGGCCGAGAATGTGGTCGGAGGCCTTCTCGCCGGTCATGATCGACGGCGCGTTGAGGTTGCCGTTGGTGACACGCGGGAAGATCGAGGAATCGGCGACGCGCAAGCCCTCGACACCGATGACCCGGCATTCCGGATCGACGACACTCATTGCGTCGTCGGCTCGCCCCATCTTGCAGGTGCCGCACGGGTGATAGGCGCTCTCGGCATGGTCGCGGATGAAGACATCGAGTTCGTCGTCCGACTGCACATGGCTGCCCGGCGAGATTTCCTCACCGCGATAGGCGTCGAACGCCGACTGGCCGAAGATCTGTCGCGTCAGCCGGATGCAGTGACGGAACTCCGCCCAGTCGTCCGGGTGCGACATGTAGTTGAAGTGGATCACCGGCTTCGATTTTGGATCCGGCGAGCGCAGCGTCACCGAGCCGCGTGATTTCGACCGCATTGGTCCGACATGGGCCTGGAAGCCATGCGACTTCGCCGCCGCCTTGCCGTCGTAACGAACCGCCGCCGGGATGAAGTGGTACTGGATATCGGGGTAGTCGACGCCGGCGCGCGAGCGCACGAATGCCGCCGCCTCGAAATGGTTGGTGGCGCCGAGGCCTGATTTGAAGAACAGCCACTGCGCCCCGATCATCGCCTTGGAGAACGGGTTGAGCACCGAATTCAGCGTGATCGGCTTGGTCGATTCCTGCTGGATGTAGAGCTCCAGATGATCCTGCAGGTTGCGGCCGACGCCGGGCCGGTCGGCCACGACGGCAATGCCGTTTTCGCGTAGATGCTCGGCCGGGCCGATGCCGGACAGCATCAGGATCTTGGGCGAGTTGATCGACGAGGCGGCGACGATCACCTCACGTCGCGCCTTAACGACCTGAATCTGCTTGTGAGCCTCGATCTCGACGCCGATGGCGCGTTGATTCTCGATGATCACCCGCCGGGCAAAACCTTTGACCAGACTCACGTTTTTACGCCTGAGCGCCGGCTTCAGATAGGCTGATGCCGCCGACCAGCGCCGACCGCCCAGAATGGTCTGCTCCATCGCGCCGAAGCCTTCCTGCTTGGCACCATTATAGTCGTCGGTCAGTTCGAACCCGGCCTGACGGCCCGCCTCGACGAAGGCACCATAGAGCGGATTGCGCCGCGAGCCGCGCTGCACATGCAGCGGCCCACCATGTCCGCGCCAGCCGTCCTCGCCTCCGTCGGAATCTTCCATGCGCTTGAAATAGGGAAGCACGTCGGCAAAGCCCCAGCCGGCCGCCCCCTGTTCGGCCCAATGATCGAAGTCGCGGGCATGGCCGCGCACATAGACCATTCCGTTGATAGAGGACGAACCGCCGATCACCTTGCCGCGCGGCGTCGCCAGCACACGGCCGCCGAGATGGGATTCAGGTTCGCTGGCGAAGCCCCAGTCATAGAGGCTCATGTTGAGCGGGATCGACAGCGCCGACGGCATCTGGATCAGCGGCCCGATATCGCTGCCGCCGAATTCGATGACGATGACCGAATGCTTGCCGTCTTCCGACAGGCGATAGGCCATGGCCGAGCCGGCGGAGCCGGAGCCGATGATGACGAAATCCGCTTCAAGCATGGTTCATGTCAGCCCATTATTCATATGCGTGATGAAATCGGCGAGCGAGACGTTGCCGCCGGTTGCGACCACAAGAACGGTCTTGCCCTTCACATCCACCTTGCCGCCGAGCAGTGCG
The genomic region above belongs to Mesorhizobium sp. B4-1-4 and contains:
- the betA gene encoding choline dehydrogenase; this translates as MLEADFVIIGSGSAGSAMAYRLSEDGKHSVIVIEFGGSDIGPLIQMPSALSIPLNMSLYDWGFASEPESHLGGRVLATPRGKVIGGSSSINGMVYVRGHARDFDHWAEQGAAGWGFADVLPYFKRMEDSDGGEDGWRGHGGPLHVQRGSRRNPLYGAFVEAGRQAGFELTDDYNGAKQEGFGAMEQTILGGRRWSAASAYLKPALRRKNVSLVKGFARRVIIENQRAIGVEIEAHKQIQVVKARREVIVAASSINSPKILMLSGIGPAEHLRENGIAVVADRPGVGRNLQDHLELYIQQESTKPITLNSVLNPFSKAMIGAQWLFFKSGLGATNHFEAAAFVRSRAGVDYPDIQYHFIPAAVRYDGKAAAKSHGFQAHVGPMRSKSRGSVTLRSPDPKSKPVIHFNYMSHPDDWAEFRHCIRLTRQIFGQSAFDAYRGEEISPGSHVQSDDELDVFIRDHAESAYHPCGTCKMGRADDAMSVVDPECRVIGVEGLRVADSSIFPRVTNGNLNAPSIMTGEKASDHILGRTPLAPSNQEPWINPRWQVSDR